A part of Sinorhizobium chiapasense genomic DNA contains:
- a CDS encoding NAD(P)H-quinone oxidoreductase codes for MTLPTEMTYVDLPSPGGPENMVLARGPLPDVKAGDILIRVEAAGINRPDVLQRKGDYPPPPGACPILGLEVAGEVVAVGEGPAAFSIGDKVCALANGGGYAEYCAVPATQALAWPKGYDATKAAALPETFFTVWANVFDMARLKAGETILVHGGSSGIGTTAIQLARSFGAAVLVTAGSAEKCKACEALGAKRAINYRDEDFRTVALDETGGRGVDVILDMVGGRYFDRNIGSLAKDGRLSIIAFLGGARVENANIGPILTKRLHVMGSALRPRTSVEKQAIRDGLAAKVWPLLEGGAVAPVIHRVLPFERVADGHRLMEEGDHIGKIVMTMGRS; via the coding sequence ATGACGCTTCCGACCGAAATGACCTATGTCGACCTGCCGAGCCCGGGTGGACCGGAGAACATGGTTTTGGCGCGCGGGCCGCTGCCAGACGTCAAAGCCGGCGATATCCTGATCCGTGTCGAGGCAGCCGGCATCAACCGGCCCGACGTCCTGCAGCGCAAGGGCGACTATCCGCCGCCGCCCGGTGCGTGCCCGATCCTCGGCCTTGAGGTGGCCGGCGAGGTTGTGGCCGTGGGCGAGGGCCCAGCGGCCTTCTCGATCGGGGACAAGGTTTGCGCGCTCGCCAATGGCGGCGGTTATGCGGAATATTGCGCAGTGCCGGCGACGCAGGCACTCGCCTGGCCAAAGGGCTATGACGCGACAAAGGCGGCGGCGCTGCCGGAAACTTTCTTCACGGTCTGGGCCAATGTCTTCGATATGGCCCGGCTCAAAGCGGGTGAAACGATCCTGGTTCATGGTGGATCGAGCGGAATCGGCACCACCGCCATCCAGCTCGCCAGGTCCTTCGGCGCCGCGGTTCTGGTGACCGCCGGCAGCGCCGAGAAGTGCAAGGCCTGCGAGGCGCTCGGGGCGAAGCGGGCGATCAACTATCGCGACGAAGACTTCAGGACCGTCGCGCTTGATGAAACCGGTGGGCGAGGGGTGGACGTCATTCTCGACATGGTCGGCGGGCGTTACTTCGATCGCAATATAGGATCGCTCGCGAAGGACGGTCGCCTGTCGATCATCGCCTTCCTGGGCGGGGCGCGCGTCGAAAACGCCAATATCGGGCCGATCCTCACAAAGCGCCTGCACGTCATGGGGTCCGCGCTTCGCCCGCGCACTTCCGTGGAAAAACAGGCGATCCGCGACGGACTTGCGGCAAAGGTCTGGCCATTGCTGGAGGGAGGGGCGGTGGCGCCGGTCATCCATCGGGTTCTACCCTTCGAAAGGGTCGCCGATGGCCATCGTCTGATGGAAGAAGGCGATCACATCGGCAAGATCGTGATGACGATGGGCCGATCCTAA
- a CDS encoding DUF3750 domain-containing protein, which produces MKFIRRLFVAFMLIYLLPALASAGWWYMKERPQSWRDADWSSAGLLPKPAESPEAAVYILSATTGGMKGAVASHAWIVTKDERAPAYSRYEKVGWGKPIRKNAYRADGRWYSNAPRIVVTIKGQEAQRLIPKVEQAIADYPYSSPGAYRLWPGPNSNTFVAHVLRSVPELDAVLPPNAVGRDYLPEGRLFQIDADGRDLHATLYGLVGVSAGWRSGLELHFMGLVAGFDIARPGIKIPALGRFGI; this is translated from the coding sequence ATGAAATTCATCCGCAGGCTGTTTGTCGCCTTTATGCTCATCTACCTGCTTCCGGCGCTGGCCTCGGCCGGCTGGTGGTACATGAAGGAGAGGCCGCAAAGCTGGCGGGATGCGGACTGGTCGTCCGCCGGCCTTCTCCCCAAACCGGCAGAAAGTCCCGAGGCGGCAGTCTATATTCTCTCGGCAACGACCGGCGGCATGAAGGGAGCCGTCGCCAGCCATGCGTGGATCGTCACCAAGGACGAAAGAGCGCCGGCCTATTCCCGATACGAAAAGGTCGGCTGGGGCAAACCGATCCGCAAGAACGCCTACCGGGCCGATGGTCGCTGGTATTCGAACGCCCCGCGCATCGTCGTGACGATCAAGGGACAGGAGGCGCAACGCCTGATCCCGAAGGTCGAGCAAGCGATTGCCGATTACCCCTATTCGTCGCCTGGCGCCTACCGGCTTTGGCCGGGACCGAACTCCAACACCTTCGTCGCGCACGTGCTTCGCTCGGTGCCAGAGCTCGATGCCGTGCTGCCGCCGAATGCCGTCGGCCGCGACTACCTGCCGGAGGGTAGACTTTTTCAGATCGACGCCGATGGCCGCGACCTGCACGCAACGCTCTACGGACTGGTCGGAGTCTCGGCCGGCTGGCGGAGCGGGCTGGAACTGCATTTCATGGGATTGGTTGCCGGATTCGACATTGCACGGCCCGGCATCAAAATACCGGCACTCGGCCGATTCGGGATCTGA
- a CDS encoding MmcQ/YjbR family DNA-binding protein produces MNDDLERSFERVRLLAEAARLPETTVGTSYGTPALLVKGKSFVRIKDAHTLVVMCALEEKEMLMELDPSLFFETDHYKGWPAMLVRLAAIDDEALTQRLIAAWREKAPRRLASRFASSGPA; encoded by the coding sequence ATGAACGATGATCTCGAACGCTCCTTCGAGCGCGTGCGGCTGCTGGCGGAGGCGGCAAGGCTGCCGGAAACGACCGTCGGCACGTCCTACGGGACACCGGCCCTGCTCGTCAAAGGCAAGAGCTTTGTGCGGATAAAAGACGCGCACACGCTTGTGGTCATGTGCGCGCTCGAAGAGAAGGAGATGCTGATGGAACTCGATCCATCGCTATTTTTCGAGACCGATCACTACAAGGGCTGGCCGGCAATGCTGGTCAGGCTCGCCGCAATCGACGACGAAGCACTGACGCAAAGACTGATCGCCGCCTGGCGGGAAAAGGCGCCGAGGCGCCTCGCAAGCCGCTTTGCCTCGTCTGGTCCGGCCTGA
- a CDS encoding DUF4406 domain-containing protein, which translates to MLILIAGPYRSGTGDDPANMAENLRRLEEPSYALFKAGHVPMIGEWVALPVWHAAGGIKVGDDLYEEIFHPVAGRLLALCDAVLRLPGESKGADNDVRIARERGIPVYHRLEDVPGCAGAVAA; encoded by the coding sequence ATGCTGATCCTGATTGCAGGTCCCTATCGCTCGGGTACGGGTGACGACCCGGCGAACATGGCTGAGAACTTGAGGCGCCTGGAGGAGCCGTCCTATGCGCTCTTCAAGGCCGGCCATGTGCCGATGATCGGCGAATGGGTCGCCTTGCCCGTGTGGCATGCGGCCGGCGGAATCAAAGTGGGCGACGATCTTTATGAGGAGATCTTTCATCCCGTTGCCGGCCGGCTGCTTGCCCTCTGCGATGCGGTCCTGCGATTGCCGGGCGAGTCCAAGGGTGCGGACAATGATGTGCGCATTGCCCGCGAGCGTGGCATTCCGGTCTATCACCGTCTCGAAGACGTGCCCGGTTGCGCGGGAGCGGTAGCCGCGTGA
- a CDS encoding HdeD family acid-resistance protein yields MAHTFDPAGREAVAGKWGWFVALGVILIMCGGIAFGNLFAATVASVYYVGLIMLIGGLLNLAHAFQVKTWGSVVYWALSGACYAAAGLFAFINPVLASSVLTFLMAVALIVAGCFRIWVGFKLRPLAGWGWIVIGGLVTLAAGLIIAVGWPVNSLWILGLFLAVDLVIQGLALIAFGVLAKG; encoded by the coding sequence ATGGCCCACACGTTCGATCCCGCGGGCAGAGAGGCCGTTGCTGGAAAATGGGGATGGTTCGTCGCCCTCGGCGTGATCCTGATCATGTGCGGCGGTATCGCTTTCGGCAATCTGTTCGCGGCGACGGTCGCTTCGGTCTATTACGTCGGCTTGATCATGCTCATCGGTGGGCTGCTCAACCTTGCCCACGCATTTCAGGTCAAGACCTGGGGAAGCGTCGTCTACTGGGCTTTGAGCGGCGCGTGTTATGCGGCGGCTGGCCTGTTTGCGTTCATCAACCCGGTTCTTGCTTCCTCGGTCCTGACTTTCCTGATGGCGGTGGCGCTGATCGTTGCCGGCTGCTTCCGCATCTGGGTCGGCTTCAAGCTGCGGCCGCTCGCTGGCTGGGGCTGGATCGTCATCGGTGGGCTCGTCACCTTGGCTGCCGGCCTCATCATCGCTGTCGGATGGCCGGTCAACAGCCTTTGGATCCTGGGGCTGTTCCTCGCGGTGGATCTCGTTATCCAGGGGCTTGCGCTGATCGCTTTCGGCGTTCTCGCCAAGGGTTAG
- a CDS encoding LysR substrate-binding domain-containing protein encodes MKELNAIHLNGLRAVEAAGRLGSLASAAEELGVTAGAVSQQIAKTEAQLGRRLFERTARGLVATDFGRLFLARLSNAFGELADAVASARRRDESVLTISVAPVFAARWLVYRLNRFAERHPDIRLRIDATTTLVNLDTSDVDVGIRVGTGDWPGVHAELLLEQEIFPVCSPSMAADLRVPADILKLPAVIDGHSMFTWEVWFKEAGLSGSEMTVRHTFNEASLVLDAAIAGQGVMLAWQTLAGFAVTEGSLVAPFGIRAKTGFGHYFVRTPSRRESKAAVAFKRWVRDEVEEGMRLLDAKVASYLGNRA; translated from the coding sequence ATGAAAGAGCTGAACGCCATCCATCTCAACGGTCTGCGTGCGGTCGAAGCAGCCGGCCGCCTGGGCTCGCTGGCGAGTGCCGCGGAAGAACTCGGCGTCACGGCCGGCGCCGTCAGCCAGCAGATTGCCAAGACCGAAGCGCAACTCGGCCGCCGGCTTTTCGAGCGCACCGCCCGCGGACTTGTCGCCACGGATTTCGGACGCCTGTTCCTCGCGCGTCTTTCAAACGCGTTCGGCGAACTCGCCGACGCGGTGGCATCGGCGCGCCGCCGGGATGAATCGGTGCTGACGATCTCTGTAGCCCCGGTTTTCGCGGCCCGATGGCTGGTTTACCGATTGAACCGCTTTGCCGAGCGGCATCCGGATATCCGGCTGAGGATCGACGCGACGACGACCCTCGTGAACCTGGACACCTCCGACGTGGATGTTGGCATCCGCGTCGGCACCGGTGACTGGCCGGGTGTGCATGCCGAACTCCTGCTGGAGCAGGAGATCTTCCCCGTGTGTTCGCCGAGCATGGCCGCAGACTTGCGTGTGCCTGCAGATATTCTAAAGCTACCGGCGGTGATCGACGGCCACTCGATGTTCACATGGGAAGTGTGGTTCAAGGAGGCTGGTCTCTCCGGCTCCGAGATGACCGTGCGCCACACGTTCAACGAAGCCTCGCTCGTACTCGATGCGGCGATCGCCGGCCAGGGGGTCATGCTCGCCTGGCAGACGCTCGCCGGTTTTGCCGTGACCGAGGGCAGCCTCGTTGCTCCGTTCGGTATCCGGGCGAAGACCGGCTTCGGTCATTATTTCGTGCGTACACCTTCCCGGCGGGAGAGCAAGGCCGCCGTGGCTTTCAAGCGCTGGGTGCGTGACGAGGTCGAAGAGGGAATGCGGCTGCTTGACGCGAAGGTCGCGAGCTATCTCGGCAACCGAGCCTAA
- a CDS encoding L,D-transpeptidase family protein: MPPIFSRRQFLRTSGLVAISAGLASCTSSMNTDRFRQQTMPVYRNPALEGRWIDPRTGALLEGPVVEAALPTGLPPQDPYYSQIYAAVDDGGHLVPAVPYQQIDARFYRQEVDDPFGEQPGTIVVDTADRFLYLVQPGGRAMRYGVGLGREGFAWSGRGVIQWKQRWPKWTPPGTMIERQPELARYSESAGGMPPGLNNPLGSRALYIFQNGQDTLYRVHGTPEWQSIGKAVSSGCVRMLNQDVMDLYDRVRGKAPILVI; the protein is encoded by the coding sequence ATGCCGCCTATTTTTTCTCGCCGCCAGTTTCTCCGTACATCCGGACTCGTAGCCATTTCCGCCGGGCTTGCGAGTTGCACCTCGTCAATGAACACGGACCGCTTCCGGCAGCAAACCATGCCGGTTTACCGCAATCCGGCGCTGGAGGGACGCTGGATCGATCCGCGCACCGGAGCTCTTCTTGAAGGGCCTGTCGTGGAGGCGGCGCTGCCGACCGGCCTGCCACCGCAGGACCCTTATTACTCGCAAATTTATGCCGCGGTGGACGACGGCGGTCATCTGGTCCCGGCGGTGCCTTACCAGCAGATCGACGCTCGATTTTACCGCCAGGAAGTCGACGACCCGTTCGGCGAGCAGCCGGGCACGATCGTGGTCGACACCGCCGATCGCTTTCTCTATCTGGTCCAGCCGGGCGGAAGGGCCATGCGTTACGGCGTAGGACTCGGCCGTGAAGGCTTTGCCTGGTCGGGACGCGGCGTCATTCAGTGGAAGCAGAGGTGGCCGAAATGGACACCGCCGGGTACGATGATCGAACGCCAGCCGGAGCTCGCGCGCTACTCGGAAAGCGCAGGCGGCATGCCGCCCGGCTTGAACAATCCGCTCGGCTCACGCGCGCTCTATATCTTCCAGAACGGCCAGGACACCTTGTACCGCGTTCACGGAACACCGGAGTGGCAATCGATCGGCAAGGCCGTTTCCTCCGGCTGCGTGCGCATGCTCAACCAGGATGTGATGGATCTCTACGACCGCGTCCGCGGCAAGGCGCCGATCCTCGTAATCTAG
- a CDS encoding organic hydroperoxide resistance protein, giving the protein MPILYRTTASATGGRAGQAKSADGVLDISLTVPKELGGDGARGTNPEQLFAAGYSACFLGALKFVAGKEKVKLPEDTKVTGTVGIGPREDGTGFYIDAALEISSPGVDKAVLEDLVQKAHVVCPYSHATRGNVDVKLTVA; this is encoded by the coding sequence ATGCCTATCCTCTATCGCACCACCGCCTCCGCAACCGGCGGCCGCGCCGGCCAGGCCAAGAGCGCCGATGGCGTTCTCGATATTTCCCTCACTGTCCCGAAGGAGCTCGGCGGCGACGGCGCCCGCGGCACCAATCCGGAGCAGCTCTTTGCCGCCGGCTATTCCGCCTGCTTCCTCGGCGCGTTGAAATTTGTTGCCGGCAAGGAAAAGGTAAAACTTCCGGAAGACACGAAAGTGACGGGCACCGTCGGGATTGGCCCGCGCGAAGACGGCACGGGCTTCTACATCGATGCGGCGCTTGAGATCTCGTCGCCCGGCGTCGACAAGGCCGTCCTTGAGGACCTGGTCCAGAAGGCTCATGTCGTATGCCCCTACAGCCACGCGACCAGGGGCAATGTCGACGTCAAGCTGACGGTGGCTTAA
- a CDS encoding DeoR/GlpR family DNA-binding transcription regulator: MLTTQRRAMISARLGRDGQIVAKALADELGLSEDTIRRDLREMAAEGLLKRVHGGALPMMPPLPDFAARQAIDSDLKRRLGRRAADLVKPGQTVFLDGGTTHAEIARALPRDLRATIVTHSPTIAAEFEKHDADVILIGGRLYKHSMVATGAAAVAAIEQIRVDTFFLGVTAIHPAQGLSTGDYEEAAIKRAIAGQAADIYVLATPEKLGAASPHRIMSVNELTGLVVPADMSDDALLPYRDCTALIVA; the protein is encoded by the coding sequence ATGCTGACGACACAGAGACGGGCGATGATCTCGGCAAGGCTTGGACGCGATGGGCAAATCGTCGCCAAGGCGCTTGCGGACGAACTCGGGCTATCGGAGGACACTATCCGCCGTGATCTCAGGGAAATGGCGGCCGAGGGCCTGTTAAAGCGGGTTCACGGGGGAGCCCTGCCAATGATGCCGCCGCTCCCGGATTTCGCCGCCCGCCAAGCGATCGACAGCGACCTCAAGCGCCGGCTCGGACGACGAGCGGCGGACCTCGTCAAGCCCGGACAAACGGTCTTTCTCGACGGTGGCACGACCCATGCGGAAATCGCGCGTGCCTTGCCGCGCGACTTGCGGGCCACCATCGTCACGCACAGCCCGACGATCGCCGCCGAATTTGAAAAACACGACGCTGACGTGATCCTGATCGGCGGCAGGCTCTACAAACACTCCATGGTGGCGACCGGCGCGGCGGCGGTGGCCGCGATCGAACAAATCCGCGTGGACACCTTCTTCCTCGGCGTCACAGCCATTCATCCGGCGCAGGGGCTTTCGACCGGAGACTACGAGGAGGCGGCGATCAAGCGGGCGATCGCCGGCCAAGCGGCGGACATCTACGTACTCGCGACGCCGGAGAAGCTCGGCGCGGCCTCGCCTCACCGCATCATGAGCGTCAACGAGCTCACCGGTCTCGTCGTGCCCGCGGACATGTCGGACGACGCCCTGTTACCCTATCGCGATTGCACCGCTTTGATCGTTGCCTAA
- a CDS encoding GGDEF domain-containing protein, whose translation MSVAPAETLSLRRFGDDQIVTLAKLVIENAFQPIVEATTGAVFGYESLMRGFQRLGFASPLELLDKAEQVGQLLPLEHLINSRAVAAFATVPDFATRTLFLNFDSRLVGGEGDIVERLVNHLKRANIAPSSLCFELSERFDSGKMPDFSALVRQLRLAGFKLAIDDFGAGFNGLKLLCDQPVDYVKIDRHFISGIERDPRKRHLVRHTVNMAHVLGTRVIAEGVETEAEFLACRDLGCDLVQGYFIARPTTHLSELQPAYPHLELSGAARRSSATLDSILIRKQIEQLPAARESDELESVFDLFRLNPRQAFFPVLNANGEPRGILHEYHVKEMIYHPFGRDLLKNRIYQRRISHFVSPAPIADLDTPADEMLKIFAGMDGSDCVILTENMRYAGILSASSLLKIINEKQLKTAQEQNPLTGLPGNRAIRDYVQDAILDGDETRYFCYCDFDDFKPFNDTYGFQKGDLAITLFAALLRRHFIGEEKFLGHVGGDDFFVGISGWTDQEIRTVLMRLVDDFRSDVRQLYSDEHRAEGRISGYGRDGVSKNFPLMRCSIAVLVLPQGFILSDSQTVSAKIAEIKARAKASESGLVLELLHRD comes from the coding sequence ATGTCCGTCGCCCCCGCCGAAACCCTTTCGCTTCGCCGCTTCGGCGACGACCAGATTGTCACGCTTGCCAAACTCGTAATCGAGAACGCCTTCCAGCCGATCGTCGAGGCGACGACCGGTGCTGTCTTTGGCTATGAGTCGCTGATGCGCGGGTTCCAGCGCCTGGGCTTTGCCTCGCCACTCGAATTGCTGGACAAGGCGGAGCAGGTGGGCCAGCTGCTGCCACTCGAACACCTCATCAACAGCCGTGCAGTCGCCGCTTTCGCAACGGTTCCGGATTTTGCGACACGCACGCTTTTCCTGAACTTCGATTCGCGGCTGGTCGGTGGCGAGGGCGATATCGTCGAGCGCCTCGTCAATCACCTGAAGCGCGCCAACATCGCCCCGTCCTCGCTCTGCTTCGAGCTTTCGGAGCGCTTCGACAGTGGCAAGATGCCGGATTTTTCGGCGCTGGTCCGCCAATTGCGGCTGGCCGGTTTCAAGCTTGCGATCGACGATTTCGGCGCGGGCTTCAACGGCCTGAAATTGCTGTGCGACCAACCGGTCGACTACGTCAAGATCGATCGGCATTTCATCTCCGGCATCGAGCGGGACCCGCGCAAGCGCCACCTCGTCCGCCATACGGTCAACATGGCTCATGTGCTCGGAACGCGGGTGATCGCGGAAGGCGTGGAGACGGAAGCCGAGTTCCTTGCCTGCCGCGATCTCGGATGCGACCTGGTTCAGGGTTATTTCATTGCCCGCCCCACCACGCATCTCAGCGAATTGCAACCGGCTTATCCTCATCTGGAATTGAGCGGTGCCGCACGGCGCTCATCCGCCACGCTCGACAGCATCCTGATCAGGAAGCAGATCGAACAGCTTCCGGCCGCCAGGGAAAGCGATGAACTCGAGTCCGTCTTCGATCTTTTCCGGCTCAATCCGCGCCAGGCTTTCTTTCCCGTGCTGAATGCCAACGGCGAGCCGCGCGGCATCTTGCACGAGTATCACGTCAAGGAAATGATCTACCATCCCTTCGGCCGGGACCTTCTGAAGAACCGCATCTATCAGCGCCGTATCTCGCATTTCGTCAGCCCGGCGCCGATTGCCGATCTCGACACGCCCGCCGACGAGATGCTGAAGATTTTCGCCGGCATGGACGGCAGCGACTGTGTGATCCTGACGGAAAACATGCGCTACGCCGGCATTCTTTCCGCTTCGTCGCTGCTGAAGATCATCAACGAGAAACAGTTGAAGACGGCGCAGGAGCAGAACCCGCTGACCGGCCTGCCGGGCAATCGCGCGATCCGCGACTATGTGCAGGACGCCATCCTCGACGGCGACGAGACGCGCTACTTCTGCTATTGCGACTTTGACGACTTCAAGCCGTTCAACGACACCTATGGCTTCCAGAAGGGCGACTTGGCGATCACGCTGTTCGCCGCTCTGCTCAGACGCCACTTCATCGGCGAAGAGAAGTTCCTGGGGCATGTCGGCGGCGACGATTTCTTCGTCGGCATCAGCGGCTGGACGGATCAGGAAATCCGCACTGTTCTCATGCGCCTTGTCGACGATTTCCGCTCGGATGTCCGGCAGCTCTATTCCGATGAGCACAGGGCGGAAGGACGGATCAGCGGATATGGCCGCGATGGGGTCAGCAAGAACTTCCCGCTGATGCGTTGTTCGATCGCCGTTCTCGTGCTGCCGCAGGGTTTCATTCTTTCGGACAGCCAGACGGTCAGCGCCAAGATCGCCGAAATCAAGGCACGCGCCAAGGCGAGCGAAAGCGGTCTCGTGCTCGAACTGCTCCACCGCGACTGA
- a CDS encoding alkylphosphonate utilization protein encodes MEVKDSNGAVLKDGDNVTLIKDLKVKGTSTTLKRGTLVKGIRLTDDPDEVECRVEKIKGLVLRTEFLKKA; translated from the coding sequence ATGGAAGTCAAGGATTCGAACGGCGCCGTCCTCAAGGACGGCGACAACGTCACGCTGATCAAGGATCTGAAGGTGAAAGGGACCTCCACCACGCTGAAGCGCGGTACGCTGGTGAAGGGCATTCGCCTGACCGACGATCCCGACGAGGTCGAATGCCGGGTCGAAAAGATCAAGGGGCTGGTGCTGCGCACCGAGTTCCTCAAGAAAGCCTGA
- a CDS encoding glutathione S-transferase family protein — MLKLFYAPGTCSLASHIALEEAGASYEARRVDFAKAEQTTPEYLAINPKGRVPALVTDRGILTETPAILAYIAQSFPERRLAPLDDPFEFARLQSFLNYLCSTVHVAHAHARRGPRWADDPAAHEAMKAKVPQNMGDCFALIESKMFTGPFVMGENYSMADPYLFTIANWLEGDGVDPGRFPKVLDHRNRMVARPAVARVLAEVRA; from the coding sequence ATGCTGAAACTGTTTTATGCCCCGGGGACCTGTTCACTTGCCTCGCATATCGCCCTCGAAGAAGCGGGTGCGAGCTATGAGGCGCGCCGGGTCGATTTTGCGAAGGCGGAGCAGACCACTCCGGAATATCTCGCCATCAATCCGAAAGGGCGGGTGCCTGCGCTTGTGACCGATCGCGGCATCTTGACCGAAACGCCGGCCATCCTTGCCTATATCGCCCAAAGCTTCCCCGAGCGCCGTCTGGCGCCGCTCGACGATCCGTTCGAGTTTGCGCGGCTGCAGTCGTTCCTGAATTATCTCTGCTCGACGGTGCACGTCGCCCATGCCCATGCTCGGCGCGGCCCGAGATGGGCAGACGATCCGGCAGCGCATGAGGCAATGAAGGCCAAGGTGCCACAGAATATGGGCGATTGCTTCGCGCTGATCGAAAGCAAGATGTTTACCGGTCCCTTCGTCATGGGCGAGAACTATTCGATGGCCGATCCCTATCTCTTCACGATCGCCAACTGGCTGGAGGGCGATGGTGTCGATCCGGGGCGCTTCCCGAAAGTTCTCGACCATCGCAACCGCATGGTCGCACGGCCGGCCGTTGCCAGGGTGCTGGCGGAAGTGCGGGCATAA
- a CDS encoding MarR family winged helix-turn-helix transcriptional regulator yields the protein MTTKPAKFEAISDEALTLGQQLCFAVYSAGHAFNRTYKPLLDRFGLTYPQYLVLLALWQQDKMTVKRIGEEMGLDSGTLSPLLKRLEAAGYVTRLRDRDDERQVIVSLTERGRSLKAEAFGILADISKATGCTLEEVRELREALQRLTQRLTGSQQDS from the coding sequence ATGACGACCAAGCCGGCAAAATTTGAGGCAATATCCGATGAGGCGCTGACGCTGGGCCAGCAACTGTGCTTTGCGGTTTATTCGGCCGGGCATGCCTTCAACCGCACCTATAAGCCGCTGCTTGATCGCTTTGGCCTCACCTATCCGCAATACCTCGTGCTGCTTGCGCTCTGGCAACAGGACAAGATGACGGTGAAACGGATCGGCGAGGAAATGGGCCTCGATTCCGGCACGCTTTCCCCCTTGTTGAAGCGGCTGGAGGCCGCCGGCTATGTCACCCGGCTCCGCGATCGCGACGACGAGCGGCAGGTGATCGTCAGTCTCACGGAAAGGGGGCGAAGCCTGAAGGCCGAAGCCTTCGGCATCCTCGCCGACATCAGCAAGGCGACCGGATGCACTTTGGAAGAAGTCCGTGAGTTGCGCGAGGCGCTGCAACGCTTAACCCAACGACTGACCGGCAGCCAGCAGGACAGCTGA
- a CDS encoding asparaginase, giving the protein MSNPVLVEVTRGNLVESRHRGTVIAVDGDGNTVFSLGDTDAAIFPRSACKAMQALPLVESGAADAYGFGAKALALACASHSGEPEHVALAAEMLAAAGRNVDALECGAHWSIDQKTLIAQARSIETPSALHNNCSGKHAGFVCACCHSGTEVRGYVGYDHPIQREIRGVMESLTGAILAQDKCGVDGCSIPTYAVPLKGLAHGFAKMATGAGLAAERARASRRLIEACMAEPFYVAGTKRACTRMMKTAPGRIFAKTGAEGVFCAAIPEKGIGIALKCEDGTTRAAEAMVTATLAQFFADDPEVHTALMAQANHSMRNWNGIHVGDVRVTEAFSA; this is encoded by the coding sequence ATGTCTAATCCCGTCCTGGTCGAAGTCACCCGCGGAAATCTTGTCGAAAGCCGTCATCGCGGCACGGTCATCGCAGTCGACGGCGACGGCAACACCGTGTTTTCATTGGGTGACACGGATGCTGCCATCTTCCCGCGTTCGGCCTGCAAGGCAATGCAAGCCTTGCCACTGGTCGAAAGCGGGGCGGCGGACGCCTACGGGTTCGGCGCCAAGGCACTGGCGCTCGCCTGCGCCTCGCATTCCGGCGAACCGGAACATGTCGCGCTCGCGGCGGAAATGCTGGCAGCGGCCGGCCGCAATGTCGATGCGCTCGAGTGCGGTGCGCATTGGTCCATCGACCAGAAGACCTTGATCGCGCAGGCGCGTTCGATCGAGACGCCGAGCGCCTTGCACAACAATTGCTCCGGCAAGCATGCCGGCTTCGTCTGCGCCTGCTGTCATTCGGGCACGGAGGTTCGCGGTTATGTCGGTTACGACCATCCGATCCAGCGGGAAATCCGCGGCGTCATGGAAAGCCTGACGGGCGCCATCCTTGCGCAGGACAAATGCGGGGTCGACGGCTGTTCGATCCCGACCTATGCCGTGCCCCTGAAGGGACTTGCTCATGGCTTCGCCAAAATGGCAACGGGGGCAGGGCTTGCGGCAGAGCGGGCGCGCGCCTCCAGGCGGTTGATCGAGGCCTGCATGGCCGAGCCCTTCTACGTTGCGGGCACCAAGCGTGCCTGCACGCGGATGATGAAGACCGCGCCCGGCCGCATCTTCGCCAAGACCGGCGCCGAAGGCGTTTTCTGCGCGGCGATCCCGGAGAAGGGGATCGGCATCGCGCTCAAATGCGAAGACGGCACGACCCGCGCCGCCGAGGCGATGGTGACCGCGACGCTTGCGCAGTTCTTCGCCGATGACCCTGAGGTCCACACGGCGCTGATGGCGCAAGCCAACCATTCGATGCGCAACTGGAACGGCATCCATGTGGGCGACGTGCGTGTGACCGAGGCCTTTTCCGCTTAG